In Micromonospora sp. WMMD980, the following are encoded in one genomic region:
- a CDS encoding TIGR03619 family F420-dependent LLM class oxidoreductase, whose amino-acid sequence MDIGVALPSAGPLANRENLIRFARAAESLGYASLWTYERLLRPVAGSVPPGGTAPEQLPEVYRTVYDPLETLSFLAAVTDRITLGTSVLDALFHPPVVLARRIATLDQLSGGRVLAGLGQGWMREEFEAAGVPVRRRGAGFDEVVAAIRACWGPDPVRYEGRFYRIAPSEINPKPVQPRLPIVVGAMTPKGVDRAARIADGLNPIAFSAEATIGAGARFRHAAAQWGRDPESLSVIARANVPVTSAPIDRDRPYLGGSPEQIAEDLAKLHGNGVDHVFLANMAATDIDEELSLLSRLREALVGVGLG is encoded by the coding sequence ATGGACATCGGTGTCGCACTGCCCTCGGCCGGTCCGCTGGCCAACCGGGAGAACCTCATCCGCTTCGCCCGCGCGGCGGAGAGCCTGGGTTACGCCTCGCTGTGGACGTACGAGCGGTTGTTGCGGCCCGTGGCGGGGTCCGTCCCGCCGGGCGGCACGGCTCCGGAGCAACTTCCGGAGGTCTATCGCACCGTCTACGACCCGCTGGAGACCCTCAGCTTCCTCGCGGCCGTCACCGACCGGATCACCCTGGGCACCAGCGTGCTCGACGCGCTCTTCCACCCGCCGGTCGTGCTCGCACGCCGGATCGCCACGCTGGACCAGCTCAGCGGTGGCCGGGTGCTGGCCGGTCTGGGGCAGGGCTGGATGCGCGAGGAGTTCGAGGCGGCCGGCGTGCCGGTGCGCCGGCGGGGCGCCGGGTTCGACGAGGTGGTGGCGGCGATCCGCGCCTGCTGGGGGCCGGATCCCGTCCGGTACGAGGGGCGGTTCTACCGGATCGCGCCGTCGGAGATCAACCCGAAGCCGGTGCAACCACGCCTGCCGATCGTCGTCGGCGCCATGACACCCAAGGGGGTGGACCGGGCTGCCCGCATCGCCGACGGCCTGAACCCGATCGCCTTCTCGGCGGAGGCGACGATCGGGGCCGGCGCCCGTTTCCGCCACGCGGCGGCGCAGTGGGGCCGCGACCCGGAGTCGCTGTCGGTCATCGCCCGGGCGAACGTGCCGGTGACCAGCGCTCCGATCGACCGCGACCGTCCCTACCTGGGGGGCTCCCCGGAGCAGATCGCCGAGGACCTGGCGAAGCTGCATGGCAACGGCGTCGACCACGTCTTCCTGGCCAACATGGCGGCGACCGACATCGACGAGGAGCTCAGCCTGCTGAGTCGCCTGCGGGAAGCCCTCGTAGGGGTGGGTCTGGGGTAG
- a CDS encoding SRPBCC family protein: protein MASIIHEFAVGADVESAWAALSDVARVNQLITFLGPVTVDGDVRTVDMGEFTIKELVVDVDPKTRRVAYSIQQSPYQLTHHHSIMQILAPESGGSGSRMMWSIDVKPDATADVMAPGVLDAIETIKKSLAG from the coding sequence GTGGCGTCCATCATTCACGAGTTCGCGGTCGGTGCTGATGTGGAAAGCGCTTGGGCGGCACTGTCCGATGTCGCTCGCGTCAATCAGCTCATCACCTTCCTCGGGCCGGTGACCGTCGACGGCGACGTGCGAACCGTCGACATGGGGGAGTTCACCATCAAGGAACTCGTCGTCGACGTCGACCCGAAGACGCGCCGCGTCGCCTACAGCATCCAGCAGTCGCCCTACCAGCTGACGCACCACCACTCCATCATGCAGATCCTTGCGCCCGAGAGCGGCGGGAGCGGGTCTCGCATGATGTGGAGCATCGACGTGAAGCCGGACGCGACAGCCGACGTGATGGCGCCCGGCGTCCTCGACGCGATCGAGACGATCAAGAAGTCCCTGGCTGGCTGA
- a CDS encoding acyltransferase yields the protein MRFLAALMVFFAHAFLLNNPLNLTVPVNPFADEGIAHALAKVFGPAGFVGVSFFFVLSGFVLTWSMKPDDPASSFWRRRVLKIFPNHLVMWAVVMVLFAGAYTPLHSWLPNLFLVHSWFPWDDTNSGVNLPAWSLCSELLFYLVFPFIIRPIMRIAVDRLWYWAGAAVAGVAVVALLAKFVVPAGTQFVLAPLPLTKMWFAYLFPPARIFEFVLGILLARIVAAGRWPRIPAPAVAALVVAGYAATVVTPAPYNFVLVMLVPIAVVIGAVASADVRRARTGLAGPVMVWLGTVSFGFYLAQVVPILYGRLKLFGGETYGVPGAVALLAGMFAATLLLGWLLYRFVEAPVMRRWARSRPTTARSAPGPEFSPATEAGAAG from the coding sequence ATGCGTTTCCTGGCCGCGCTCATGGTCTTCTTCGCCCACGCATTTCTGCTCAACAATCCGTTGAACCTGACCGTTCCGGTGAATCCCTTCGCCGACGAGGGGATCGCCCACGCGCTCGCGAAGGTCTTCGGGCCGGCGGGCTTCGTCGGGGTGTCGTTCTTCTTCGTCCTGAGCGGCTTCGTGCTCACCTGGTCGATGAAGCCGGACGATCCGGCGTCGTCGTTCTGGCGCCGTCGCGTGCTCAAGATCTTCCCCAACCACCTGGTCATGTGGGCCGTCGTCATGGTGCTGTTCGCCGGGGCCTACACGCCGCTGCACTCCTGGCTGCCGAACCTGTTCCTGGTGCACTCCTGGTTCCCGTGGGACGACACCAACAGCGGCGTCAACCTGCCTGCCTGGTCGCTCTGTTCGGAGCTGCTCTTCTACCTGGTCTTCCCGTTCATCATCCGGCCGATCATGCGGATCGCGGTCGACCGGCTCTGGTACTGGGCCGGCGCGGCCGTCGCCGGTGTGGCGGTCGTGGCGCTGCTCGCGAAGTTCGTCGTCCCGGCGGGGACCCAGTTCGTCCTGGCCCCGCTCCCGCTGACCAAGATGTGGTTCGCGTACCTCTTCCCGCCGGCCCGCATCTTCGAGTTCGTGCTCGGCATCCTGCTGGCGCGCATCGTCGCGGCCGGTCGGTGGCCCCGCATCCCCGCCCCCGCGGTGGCGGCGCTCGTCGTCGCCGGGTACGCCGCGACCGTCGTCACGCCCGCTCCCTACAACTTCGTGCTGGTCATGCTCGTGCCGATCGCCGTCGTCATCGGTGCCGTGGCCTCGGCCGACGTCCGCCGCGCCCGGACCGGGCTCGCCGGTCCCGTCATGGTGTGGCTCGGCACGGTCTCCTTCGGTTTCTACCTCGCCCAGGTGGTGCCGATCCTGTACGGCCGGCTGAAGCTGTTCGGCGGTGAGACCTACGGCGTGCCGGGGGCGGTCGCGCTGCTGGCCGGCATGTTCGCCGCGACCCTGCTTCTCGGCTGGCTGCTGTACCGGTTCGTCGAGGCGCCGGTCATGCGCCGCTGGGCACGCAGCCGGCCGACGACAGCTCGATCGGCCCCGGGGCCGGAGTTCTCACCTGCCACCGAAGCCGGCGCGGCCGGCTGA
- a CDS encoding cytochrome P450 — MTLEKPETEDERAVESYPFGPYERLDLHPKYAEYRAKCPVARVQMPYGGEAWLATRHEDTKTVLADPRFSRAATIGKDVPRVRQAFEDPIIVAMDPPEHTRLRKLVAKAFTTRRVELLRPRTQEIVDGLIDGMIASGSPADLAERLAWPLPITVICELLGVPAADQATFRSLVDTWLSVGEARPLEEVTGALVKLQGYMSDLLEQRRQEPQDDMLSALVEARDGSDQLGPDETVMLGITLLAAGHKTTANQFGSHVFALLSRRQHWLELVEDPTLVPRAVEELLRYSPLSPASDNTRIALEDIELSGQLIRKGDAVLVNYAAGNRDEAVFPHPDELDFRREKNPHVSFGHGLHHCLGAPLARMELQLALGTLVRRLPTLELAVPAEEVPWRKDSVARGVQSLPVRW; from the coding sequence ATGACCCTGGAGAAGCCCGAAACCGAGGACGAGCGCGCCGTGGAGTCCTACCCGTTCGGACCCTACGAGCGGCTCGACCTGCACCCCAAGTACGCCGAGTACCGGGCCAAGTGCCCGGTGGCCCGGGTGCAGATGCCCTACGGCGGCGAGGCGTGGCTGGCCACCCGCCACGAGGACACCAAGACGGTGCTGGCGGACCCCCGCTTCAGCCGCGCGGCCACGATCGGCAAGGACGTGCCGCGGGTACGCCAGGCGTTCGAGGACCCGATCATCGTGGCCATGGACCCGCCGGAGCACACCCGACTGCGCAAGCTGGTCGCCAAGGCCTTCACCACCCGCCGGGTGGAGCTGCTCCGGCCGCGGACGCAGGAGATCGTCGACGGCCTCATCGACGGCATGATCGCCTCCGGCTCCCCGGCGGACCTGGCGGAACGCCTGGCCTGGCCGCTGCCGATCACCGTGATCTGCGAGCTGCTCGGCGTCCCGGCCGCCGACCAGGCGACGTTCCGCAGCCTGGTCGACACGTGGTTGTCGGTGGGGGAGGCGCGGCCGTTGGAGGAGGTCACCGGGGCCCTCGTCAAGCTCCAGGGCTACATGTCGGACCTGCTCGAGCAGCGCCGGCAGGAGCCTCAGGACGACATGCTCTCCGCGCTCGTCGAGGCGCGCGACGGTAGCGACCAGTTGGGCCCGGACGAGACCGTCATGCTCGGCATCACGCTGCTCGCCGCCGGCCACAAGACCACGGCGAACCAGTTCGGCAGTCACGTCTTCGCGCTGCTCTCGCGCCGCCAGCACTGGCTCGAGCTGGTCGAGGATCCGACGCTGGTGCCGCGCGCGGTCGAGGAACTGCTGCGCTACTCGCCGCTGTCCCCGGCGTCGGACAACACGCGCATCGCGCTCGAGGACATCGAGTTGAGCGGTCAGCTGATCCGCAAGGGCGACGCCGTCCTGGTGAACTACGCGGCGGGCAACCGCGACGAGGCCGTCTTCCCGCACCCGGACGAACTCGACTTCCGGCGCGAGAAGAATCCGCACGTCTCCTTCGGGCACGGTCTGCACCACTGCCTGGGCGCGCCGCTGGCCCGGATGGAACTGCAACTCGCCCTCGGCACCCTGGTGCGACGCCTGCCGACGCTGGAACTCGCCGTTCCGGCCGAGGAGGTGCCGTGGCGCAAGGACTCGGTGGCCCGCGGCGTGCAGTCGCTGCCGGTGCGTTGGTAG
- a CDS encoding ferredoxin, producing the protein MASDAEVCIGAGVCASVVPSRFRIDDGFSVPIDPVIEADEEVLVAANLCPMAAIRVTDLSTGAVLAPDED; encoded by the coding sequence GTGGCCAGTGACGCGGAGGTCTGCATCGGCGCCGGCGTCTGCGCCAGCGTCGTGCCCAGCCGGTTCCGGATCGACGACGGCTTCTCGGTACCGATCGATCCGGTCATCGAGGCGGACGAGGAGGTGCTGGTGGCGGCCAACCTGTGCCCGATGGCCGCCATCCGGGTCACCGACCTGTCCACCGGCGCCGTGCTGGCGCCGGACGAGGACTGA
- a CDS encoding bifunctional 3-(3-hydroxy-phenyl)propionate/3-hydroxycinnamic acid hydroxylase: MAPAERADVLIVGYGPVGQLLAVLLAARGHDVVVVERWPQPYPMPRAVAFDGESARILTAAGLGEHISEFGEPSGDYVWENGQGQELLHFDALQNLGESGWPDSTSMYQPGLERALTARGAGLPTLRVLRGRLLVDLAEEDDGVRAGVRGAADGIEQIRASWVVGCDGANSFVRERIGTGATDLGFRHDWLICDVELDPPREFKPNNLQVCDPARPRTAVSAGPGHRRWEFMRVAGDSIEELNTPEAAWRLLALFGVEPAGATLQRHAVYTFEARYADRWRSGRMLIAGDAAHLMPPFAAQGMSSGFRDAANLAWKLDLVLTGHATADVLDSYTEERRRHVQHAITMSVGLGRVICQTDPEAAADRDAMMLAARARGLALSRPPSAVESLTTGVLQDPTTRLADAPVGHLVPHSRVSRGGRSGLFDDVVGYGFALIASAPPTRLLDQGRLAYLERLGTRLVHLVPSDAESSGDTPGSVTVDTDGRYLSYLGDMGAQAALVRPDFYLFGAAQGPTGVRGLVDDLRRQLS; encoded by the coding sequence ATGGCCCCGGCGGAACGGGCCGACGTCCTCATCGTCGGGTACGGGCCGGTGGGACAGTTGTTGGCCGTCCTGCTGGCCGCGCGGGGCCACGACGTCGTGGTCGTCGAACGCTGGCCGCAGCCGTACCCCATGCCCCGGGCTGTCGCCTTCGACGGCGAGTCCGCGCGGATCCTCACCGCGGCCGGGCTCGGTGAGCACATCAGCGAGTTCGGTGAGCCCTCCGGTGACTACGTCTGGGAGAACGGGCAGGGGCAGGAGCTGCTCCACTTCGACGCCCTGCAGAACCTGGGCGAGTCGGGCTGGCCCGACTCCACCTCCATGTACCAGCCGGGGCTGGAGCGCGCGCTCACCGCCCGGGGCGCCGGGCTGCCCACCCTGCGGGTGCTGCGCGGTCGACTGCTGGTGGATCTGGCCGAGGAGGATGACGGGGTGCGGGCCGGCGTCCGGGGCGCGGCGGACGGCATCGAGCAGATCCGCGCCTCCTGGGTCGTGGGCTGCGACGGCGCCAACAGCTTCGTCCGTGAACGCATCGGCACCGGGGCCACCGATCTCGGCTTCCGTCACGACTGGCTGATCTGCGACGTCGAGTTGGACCCGCCCCGGGAGTTCAAGCCCAACAACCTGCAGGTGTGCGACCCGGCTCGGCCGCGCACGGCCGTCTCGGCCGGTCCCGGCCACCGCCGGTGGGAGTTCATGCGGGTGGCCGGCGACTCGATCGAGGAGCTGAACACCCCGGAGGCCGCCTGGCGGCTGCTCGCGCTCTTCGGCGTCGAACCCGCGGGTGCGACGTTGCAGCGGCACGCCGTCTACACCTTCGAGGCCCGCTACGCCGACCGGTGGCGGTCCGGACGCATGCTGATCGCCGGCGACGCGGCGCACCTCATGCCCCCGTTCGCCGCGCAGGGCATGTCGTCGGGCTTCCGGGACGCGGCCAATCTGGCGTGGAAGCTGGACCTGGTGTTGACCGGTCACGCCACGGCCGACGTGCTCGACAGCTACACCGAGGAACGTCGCCGGCACGTGCAGCACGCGATCACCATGTCGGTCGGTCTGGGTCGGGTCATCTGTCAGACGGATCCGGAGGCGGCCGCCGATCGTGACGCCATGATGCTCGCCGCGCGGGCACGCGGGCTGGCGCTGAGCCGCCCGCCGTCCGCGGTGGAGAGCCTCACCACGGGCGTGTTGCAGGATCCGACGACGCGGCTGGCGGACGCTCCGGTCGGCCACCTGGTCCCCCACTCCCGCGTCTCCCGGGGCGGGCGGAGCGGCCTCTTCGACGACGTCGTCGGATACGGCTTCGCGCTGATCGCCTCGGCGCCGCCGACGCGGCTACTCGACCAGGGACGGCTGGCCTACCTGGAGCGCCTCGGCACCCGCCTGGTCCATCTCGTGCCGAGCGACGCCGAGAGTTCCGGGGACACCCCGGGCTCGGTCACGGTGGACACGGACGGCCGGTACCTTTCCTATCTGGGGGACATGGGGGCCCAGGCGGCGCTGGTCCGCCCCGACTTCTACCTCTTCGGTGCCGCCCAGGGCCCGACGGGCGTGCGCGGCCTGGTCGACGACCTGCGGCGCCAACTGTCCTAG
- a CDS encoding arylamine N-acetyltransferase, which yields MFTVASYLSAIGYSGPVEPTAQTLRELHKRHMVTVPFDNSQRADLGTAVLNDVDVDIDGSFDRVVARRNGGVCFELSGMFRRLLIELGYEVLRLSSGVRGPSGAFGPDVEHMFLAVPLDGQTWLVDVGFAGPGFVEPVLLSEQEQEQHGVRYRVTGRDGYHVAERKTRNGDWQDIYRFTLRPRTLADWDGAGDTDADGWNWDGEIIAASTVIRARATDTGQLVLVGKRLVKVDDGVETVRVLIDPVEYKTVVADILGRDD from the coding sequence ATGTTCACCGTCGCCTCCTACCTGTCGGCCATCGGCTACTCGGGACCCGTCGAGCCGACGGCACAGACGCTGCGCGAGCTGCACAAGCGACACATGGTCACGGTGCCGTTCGACAATTCCCAGCGCGCCGACCTCGGCACCGCCGTGCTCAACGACGTCGACGTCGACATCGACGGGTCGTTCGATCGCGTGGTGGCACGCCGCAACGGCGGGGTCTGCTTCGAACTCAGCGGAATGTTCCGACGGCTGCTCATCGAGCTGGGATACGAGGTGCTGCGGCTGTCGTCGGGCGTACGCGGGCCCAGCGGAGCGTTCGGCCCCGACGTGGAGCACATGTTCCTCGCCGTCCCGCTCGACGGGCAGACCTGGCTGGTCGACGTCGGATTCGCCGGACCGGGGTTCGTCGAACCGGTCCTGCTCAGCGAGCAGGAGCAGGAGCAGCACGGCGTCCGCTACCGGGTGACCGGACGCGACGGCTACCACGTGGCCGAGCGCAAGACCCGCAACGGAGACTGGCAGGACATCTACCGCTTCACGCTGCGCCCCCGCACGCTCGCCGACTGGGACGGCGCCGGCGACACCGACGCCGACGGCTGGAACTGGGACGGTGAGATCATCGCCGCCAGCACCGTGATCCGGGCCCGCGCCACCGACACCGGTCAGCTCGTGCTTGTCGGCAAGCGCCTGGTCAAGGTCGACGACGGGGTGGAGACCGTCCGGGTGCTCATCGACCCGGTGGAGTACAAGACCGTCGTCGCCGACATCCTGGGCCGGGACGATTGA
- a CDS encoding beta-ketoacyl synthase N-terminal-like domain-containing protein yields MTTPTDKLVEALRTSLMENERLRQANQRLRDLESEPVAVVGMGCRLPGGVGSPRELWRLVVSGGDGVSGFPVDRGWDVEGLFDPDPDRVGKSYVREGGFLHDAAGFDAEFFEISPREALAMNPQQRLLLETSWEVFEDAGLDPGSLRGRDVGVFAGVMYHDYASRLSEIPPELEASLGVGNTGSVASGRLSYTFGLTGPAITVDTACSSSLVAVHLGVQALRSGECSMALAGGVAVMSTPATFVEFSRQRGLSPDGRCKPYAAAADGTGWSEGVALILLERLSDAIAAGHRIHAVIRGSAVNQDGASNGLTAPNGPAQQRVIRQALRNARLNSTDIDAVEGHGTGTTLGDPIEAQALIATYGHHRPDDQPLWLGSLKSNIGHTQAAAGAAGIIKMILAMQHGTLPQSLHIDEPTPQVDWSSGTVRLLTTNQPWPERQRPRRAAVSSFGVSGTNAHLILEQAPPPPEPQPEPEPEPGLFHHAPATLPLSAKTLPALREQAQRLATHLRDNPTTDLHHTSHHLTTGRAHLHHRAVVIAPDHPTALQALTALHTGDTHPNLVTGRATTTGKTVLVFPGQGSQWAGMGAHLLDTCPTFAARINDCATALAPHITWSLTDVLRQKPDAPTLDRVDVVQPASFAMMVALAELWRTLGITPDAVVGHSQGEIAAAHIAGALTLDDAAAIVALRSQAIADTLAGHGAMATLPLTLTETHKRIAPYHPHLEIAATNSPSFNVVAGDPTAIDDLLNHCENDGIRARRIPVDYASHTSHVEKLHPTLTTLLRHITPTHAHTPFYSTVDQQFITDTTTLNAEYWYRNLRQPVQFHNAITDLAHHGHHTYIETSTHPVLTISIHNTLDQHPQPTTTTPTLRRDHDTPHQILTTAAHLHTHGTPITWPTTTPPPHTPTPPTYPFQHHTYWLHTTPQTSGGSIGVAADEPEDGMTLSERLAQQSPEEQAEALLDLVRTTATTALGRSEDLIGPDDPFFEVGFNSLTAVELRNTLNNATGLRLPVTLLFDHATPRMLAGHLQEQLLTRSPN; encoded by the coding sequence GTGACGACACCCACGGACAAGCTGGTGGAGGCCCTTCGTACCTCCCTGATGGAGAACGAACGGCTGCGCCAGGCGAATCAGCGGCTTCGGGATCTGGAGTCGGAGCCGGTGGCGGTGGTGGGGATGGGTTGTCGGTTGCCGGGTGGGGTGGGTTCGCCGCGGGAGTTGTGGCGGTTGGTGGTGTCCGGTGGTGACGGGGTGTCGGGGTTTCCGGTGGATCGGGGTTGGGATGTAGAGGGGTTGTTCGATCCGGATCCGGATCGGGTGGGTAAGTCGTATGTGCGTGAGGGTGGGTTTTTGCACGATGCGGCGGGTTTCGATGCGGAGTTCTTCGAGATTTCGCCGCGGGAGGCGTTGGCGATGAATCCGCAGCAGCGGTTGTTGTTGGAGACGTCGTGGGAGGTGTTCGAGGACGCTGGTCTGGATCCGGGGTCGCTGCGGGGGCGGGACGTGGGCGTGTTCGCCGGCGTCATGTACCACGACTACGCCAGCAGGTTGAGCGAGATCCCGCCGGAGTTGGAGGCGTCGCTCGGGGTGGGCAACACCGGTTCGGTCGCCTCCGGCCGACTCTCCTACACCTTCGGGCTCACCGGCCCGGCGATCACCGTGGACACGGCGTGTTCGTCGTCGTTGGTGGCGGTGCATCTGGGAGTGCAGGCGTTGCGGTCGGGGGAATGCTCGATGGCGTTGGCCGGCGGGGTCGCGGTGATGTCGACACCGGCGACGTTCGTGGAGTTCTCCCGCCAGCGCGGTCTGTCACCCGACGGCCGGTGCAAACCCTACGCCGCGGCCGCCGACGGCACCGGATGGTCCGAAGGCGTCGCCCTGATCCTGCTGGAACGCCTCTCCGACGCCATCGCCGCCGGACACCGCATCCACGCCGTGATCCGCGGCAGCGCCGTGAACCAGGACGGCGCCAGCAACGGCCTCACCGCCCCCAACGGCCCCGCCCAACAACGCGTCATCCGCCAAGCCCTCCGCAACGCCCGCCTGAACAGCACCGACATCGACGCCGTCGAAGGCCACGGCACCGGCACCACCCTCGGCGACCCCATCGAAGCCCAAGCCCTCATCGCCACCTACGGCCACCACCGCCCCGACGACCAACCCCTGTGGCTCGGCTCCCTCAAATCCAACATCGGTCACACCCAAGCCGCCGCCGGCGCCGCCGGCATCATCAAAATGATCCTCGCCATGCAACACGGCACCCTGCCGCAAAGCCTGCACATCGACGAACCCACCCCCCAGGTCGACTGGAGCAGCGGAACCGTCCGCCTCCTCACCACCAACCAACCCTGGCCCGAACGGCAACGCCCCCGCCGCGCCGCCGTGTCCTCCTTCGGCGTCAGCGGCACCAACGCCCACCTCATCCTCGAACAAGCACCCCCACCCCCCGAACCCCAACCCGAACCCGAACCCGAACCCGGGCTGTTCCACCACGCCCCCGCCACCCTCCCCCTCTCCGCGAAAACCCTGCCCGCCCTCCGCGAACAAGCCCAACGCCTCGCCACCCACCTACGCGACAACCCCACCACCGACCTGCACCACACCAGCCACCACCTCACCACCGGCCGCGCCCACCTGCATCACCGCGCCGTCGTCATCGCCCCCGACCACCCCACCGCCCTGCAGGCCCTCACCGCCCTACACACCGGCGACACCCACCCCAACCTCGTCACCGGCCGCGCCACCACCACCGGAAAAACCGTCCTCGTCTTCCCCGGCCAAGGCTCCCAATGGGCCGGCATGGGCGCCCACCTCCTCGACACCTGCCCCACCTTCGCCGCCCGCATCAACGACTGCGCCACCGCCCTGGCACCCCACATCACCTGGTCACTCACCGACGTCCTCCGCCAAAAACCCGACGCACCCACCCTCGACCGCGTCGACGTCGTGCAACCCGCGTCCTTCGCCATGATGGTCGCCCTCGCCGAACTCTGGCGCACCCTCGGCATCACCCCCGACGCCGTCGTCGGCCACTCCCAAGGCGAAATCGCCGCCGCCCACATCGCCGGCGCCCTCACCCTCGACGACGCCGCCGCCATCGTCGCCCTCCGCAGCCAAGCCATCGCCGACACCCTCGCCGGACACGGCGCCATGGCCACCCTCCCCCTCACCCTCACCGAAACCCACAAACGAATCGCCCCCTACCACCCCCACCTCGAAATAGCCGCCACCAACAGCCCCTCCTTCAACGTCGTCGCCGGCGACCCCACCGCCATCGACGACCTCCTCAACCACTGCGAAAACGACGGAATCCGCGCCCGCCGCATCCCCGTCGACTACGCCTCACACACCAGCCACGTCGAAAAACTCCACCCCACCCTCACCACACTCCTGCGCCACATCACCCCCACCCACGCCCACACCCCCTTCTACTCCACCGTCGACCAACAATTCATCACCGACACCACCACCCTCAACGCCGAATACTGGTACCGAAACCTCCGCCAACCCGTCCAATTCCACAACGCCATCACCGACCTCGCCCACCACGGCCACCACACCTACATCGAAACCAGCACCCACCCCGTCCTCACCATCAGCATCCACAACACCCTCGACCAACACCCCCAACCCACCACCACCACACCCACCCTCCGCCGCGACCACGACACCCCCCACCAAATCCTCACCACCGCCGCCCACCTCCACACCCACGGCACCCCCATCACCTGGCCCACCACCACACCCCCACCCCACACCCCCACCCCACCCACCTACCCCTTCCAACACCACACCTACTGGCTCCACACCACCCCACAGACCAGCGGCGGCTCCATCGGCGTCGCCGCCGACGAGCCGGAGGACGGCATGACACTGTCCGAGCGCCTCGCGCAGCAGTCCCCGGAGGAGCAGGCCGAGGCGCTGCTCGACCTGGTCCGGACCACGGCCACCACCGCGCTCGGCCGGTCCGAGGACCTGATCGGACCCGACGACCCCTTCTTCGAGGTGGGCTTCAACTCGCTCACCGCTGTCGAGCTGCGAAACACCCTGAACAACGCCACGGGACTGCGCCTGCCGGTCACCCTCCTCTTCGACCACGCAACGCCCAGGATGCTCGCCGGGCATCTGCAGGAGCAGCTACTGACAAGGAGCCCCAACTGA